A genomic segment from Dioscorea cayenensis subsp. rotundata cultivar TDr96_F1 unplaced genomic scaffold, TDr96_F1_v2_PseudoChromosome.rev07_lg8_w22 25.fasta BLBR01000931.1, whole genome shotgun sequence encodes:
- the LOC120255294 gene encoding SKP1-like protein 21, with protein MSESAMAIIKPEALKSFIWLQMGDGSLQQIEEEVAMFCPMICREIAQTGMGSSKNYPISLPPRVNPSSLSLILDYCRFHQVPGRSNKERKSFDEKFVKIDTKQLCELTSAADSLQLRPLVDLTSRALARMIEGKTPEEIRETFHLPDDLTEEEKLEPLKNPTDDPRIRLLNRLYAKKRKELKERQKLQDVEVEERVDDRSVDDLLSFINGGHQADSKGARSAKNKKKNRRRKDQSNDSSTDATNKTHRKDAPDHSTLSHEVDVSSSNSPSRHPKKHKKVLKML; from the exons ATGTCAGAAAGCGCAATGGCAATTATTAAACCTGAG GCTTTGAAATCATTTATTTGGTTGCAAATGGGTGATGGGTCCTTGCAGCAAATAGAAGAGGAGGTTGCCATGTTCTGCCCCATGATTTGTCGAGAGATTGCTCAAACAGGCATGGGATCTTCGAAGAACTATCCGATCTCCCTGCCACCAAGAGTAAATCCATCCTCCCTTAGTTTGATCCTAGACTATTGCAGGTTTCATCAAGTTCCTGGTCGTTCCAACAAG GAAAGGAAATCCTTTGATGAGAAGTTTGTCAAGATAGACACAAAGCAATTATGTGAGCTGACTTCTGCTGCTGACAGCCTCCAGTTGAGGCCTTTGGTTGATCTCACTAGCCGTGCCCTTGCACGCATGATAGAAGGAAAAACTCCTGAGGAGATACGGGAGACTTTTCATTTGCCTGATGACCTCACTGAG GAGGAGAAATTAGAACCATTGAAGAATCCAACTGATGATCCACGGATTCGATTATTGAATCGACTTTATgccaagaaaaggaaagaactGAAGGAGCGTCAAAAGTTGCAg GATGTGGAAGTTGAAGAGAGGGTGGATGATCGTTCAGTTGATGATCTTCTATCTTTCATAAATGGTGGTCATCAGG CTGATTCAAAAGGTGCAAGATCTGCcaagaataaaaagaagaataggAGGAGGAAAGATCAGTCAAATGATTCTTCCACAGATGCCACCAATAAAACTCACAGAAAG GATGCACCGGATCATTCTACCTTATCCCATGAGGTTGATGTCAGCTCATCCAACAGTCCAAGCAGACAcccaaaaaaacacaagaaagtcCTGAAGATGCTTTGA